The Virgibacillus sp. MSP4-1 genome has a segment encoding these proteins:
- a CDS encoding ATP-binding protein, which yields MNMQETLLNFNKVLDNVPGPIMITDSNTIVYANQQSYRLLGYEKNSPVFLQDIFPEKDYNRLQLYIDEVLTGRISAEIQNITLRTNGDNLVTTKLYIYPYDSRQNYVQLCMDYADTIKLRNDFVELEEKYHNLSKYISDVIAYYNDNGAITYVTPSVNHAFGYKSDLLIGRSAFDYVHPQDRNRVKYIFKTLSYNSEEKQVRFRVKKNIGSYVWVDSVFYRIEKDQDSYILGNLKAIDKQIEAEKLAMQTEKLALTGELSAGIVHEIKNPLTSIKGFLQLMEAGTINTKDYINILKAEVERMETMAVNMLSFAKPNNHFGQHNLKDIIQDVFSLMEIQANKNHIYLKKNEHLPDVFVHGDEAQLKQVLINLVKNAIEASAPNHNVEIQLCQDCINGYIKVTDYGAGIPENQLEKIGKSFYTTKEEGTGLGLMVSYRIIEHHQGKIKLNSKPDDGTTFTICLPKVREIESYQGLSDCKSGT from the coding sequence ATGAACATGCAGGAAACACTTTTAAACTTCAATAAGGTTTTAGACAATGTACCTGGTCCAATTATGATTACGGATAGCAATACAATCGTATATGCAAACCAGCAAAGCTATCGACTGTTAGGATATGAGAAAAATTCGCCTGTTTTCCTGCAGGATATATTTCCGGAAAAGGACTATAACCGCCTCCAATTATATATAGATGAGGTATTAACAGGTAGGATATCCGCAGAAATCCAAAATATAACCTTGCGAACCAATGGGGACAATCTTGTTACAACAAAGCTTTACATATACCCATACGACAGTCGCCAAAACTATGTTCAGCTTTGCATGGATTATGCAGATACCATAAAACTCAGAAATGATTTTGTTGAACTGGAGGAGAAATATCATAATCTCTCAAAATATATTTCCGATGTCATTGCTTACTATAATGATAATGGTGCGATCACATATGTAACACCATCTGTAAATCATGCCTTTGGCTACAAATCAGATCTGTTGATAGGACGTTCGGCCTTTGACTATGTTCATCCCCAGGACCGCAACCGGGTTAAATATATATTTAAAACTCTATCGTATAATTCTGAGGAGAAACAAGTACGCTTTCGTGTAAAGAAAAATATAGGTTCCTATGTATGGGTTGATTCCGTGTTTTACCGAATAGAGAAAGATCAGGACTCTTACATATTGGGGAATCTAAAGGCCATTGATAAACAAATTGAAGCTGAAAAACTGGCTATGCAAACAGAAAAACTGGCTCTGACAGGAGAGTTGAGTGCCGGTATAGTTCATGAAATAAAAAATCCACTGACTTCTATTAAAGGTTTTCTACAGCTCATGGAGGCAGGCACTATTAACACGAAAGACTATATCAATATATTAAAGGCGGAAGTGGAACGAATGGAAACAATGGCAGTAAACATGCTTTCGTTCGCAAAGCCAAATAATCACTTTGGTCAGCATAATTTGAAGGATATTATACAGGATGTATTCTCCCTTATGGAAATACAGGCGAATAAGAATCATATATATCTAAAAAAGAATGAGCATTTACCGGATGTGTTTGTACATGGTGATGAAGCTCAACTAAAACAGGTATTAATTAATTTAGTGAAGAATGCCATAGAGGCATCTGCTCCTAACCATAACGTCGAAATTCAGCTTTGTCAGGATTGCATAAATGGGTATATAAAAGTAACGGATTATGGTGCGGGAATTCCTGAGAATCAACTGGAAAAGATCGGCAAGTCTTTTTATACAACCAAAGAGGAAGGAACAGGCCTTGGCTTAATGGTATCCTATCGAATTATTGAACATCATCAGGGTAAAATTAAGCTGAACAGTAAACCGGATGATGGAACTACTTTTACGATTTGTTTACCTAAGGTTAGAGAAATAGAGAGTTATCAAGGTTTAAGTGATTGCAAATCTGGTACATAA
- a CDS encoding cation diffusion facilitator family transporter → MLELLKKGNKSSGIAALGNAGLAVAKGIAAAISGSGAMFATTIHSIADATNQGFVFFGSALAEKEPTEKFPAGFGRVVNLFVLVAVVVISIMAYETIIKGWHFIQNPSEATHLWLNIGILTLSIMVDGYILWKAMKEIAEESRTEASGFSVIPEAFRHLQYASPPTRLVFYEDIVATSGAFLALISILLAHFTGFLLLDGIGTMLIGILLIGIALKIGYDNTIGLIGVAAPAKIENRIAELILDEPQVVDISEMKVIQVGRQYHVDSYIELTEGLSLEKADDIKIKVQNKILKDPDIDDVTLGILESDDKKSWEERKPSN, encoded by the coding sequence ATGCTTGAACTTTTAAAAAAAGGAAACAAGTCTTCAGGTATTGCCGCACTTGGAAATGCAGGACTGGCAGTAGCTAAAGGAATTGCTGCTGCCATCAGTGGCAGTGGTGCGATGTTTGCAACAACGATTCACTCCATAGCAGATGCTACAAACCAGGGATTTGTTTTTTTCGGAAGTGCATTAGCAGAAAAAGAACCAACAGAAAAATTCCCTGCCGGTTTTGGGCGAGTCGTAAACTTGTTCGTGTTAGTAGCTGTAGTTGTAATTTCAATAATGGCTTACGAGACCATTATTAAAGGATGGCATTTCATTCAGAATCCAAGTGAAGCTACACATCTATGGTTAAATATTGGGATTTTAACCTTATCCATTATGGTTGATGGCTATATTTTATGGAAAGCAATGAAGGAAATTGCCGAGGAATCCCGTACAGAAGCGAGTGGATTTTCCGTTATTCCGGAAGCATTTCGTCATTTACAATATGCTTCTCCCCCTACACGCCTCGTTTTTTATGAGGATATTGTAGCGACATCAGGTGCATTCTTAGCCTTAATTAGTATTCTTCTTGCCCATTTTACAGGCTTTCTGCTTTTGGATGGTATCGGGACAATGCTTATAGGTATTCTTTTAATCGGAATTGCATTGAAAATCGGATATGATAATACGATTGGTTTAATTGGTGTTGCCGCACCTGCCAAAATTGAAAATCGGATTGCTGAACTTATTTTAGATGAACCCCAGGTCGTCGATATATCTGAAATGAAGGTTATACAGGTAGGAAGACAATATCATGTAGATAGTTATATCGAACTGACAGAAGGCTTGTCCCTCGAAAAAGCTGATGACATTAAAATTAAGGTTCAGAATAAAATCTTGAAGGATCCGGATATTGATGATGTTACTTTAGGAATTTTAGAGTCTGATGACAAAAAATCATGGGAAGAGAGAAAACCCTCAAATTAA
- the narI gene encoding respiratory nitrate reductase subunit gamma, protein MDEGVFWWVIVPYITLAIMIFGSLYRFAFRQLSWVAPSTEIFEKRWLRLGSPLFHYGLLFAFIGHVMGILIPIEFYHALGISDHMYHFLAIWGGGLAGLMVVVGAVILLIRKIVIDPVRVHATFADYFSVISLIIVAGLGVYMTLIYNTTVIEYEYRTTIGPWFRSLFTFQPEYKLMLTVPPIFQIHVITALLLFAAIPFTKLVHFYSLPLGYLHRAPQQYRSRAGFRRKGLE, encoded by the coding sequence ATGGATGAAGGTGTTTTCTGGTGGGTGATTGTGCCCTATATTACCTTAGCTATTATGATTTTTGGAAGTCTTTATCGTTTTGCATTTCGACAGCTTAGCTGGGTTGCACCGTCTACGGAAATTTTTGAAAAGAGGTGGTTGCGACTTGGATCCCCGCTGTTTCATTACGGGCTATTATTTGCCTTTATTGGACATGTTATGGGGATTTTGATTCCGATAGAATTTTATCACGCTCTCGGGATCTCTGATCATATGTATCACTTTTTAGCTATTTGGGGAGGTGGATTGGCAGGATTAATGGTCGTCGTCGGTGCAGTGATTTTACTAATCAGGAAAATTGTCATTGATCCAGTTAGAGTTCACGCTACTTTTGCCGATTATTTCTCTGTTATTTCTCTCATCATTGTAGCTGGTCTTGGTGTTTATATGACTCTTATCTACAACACTACAGTTATCGAATATGAGTATCGGACAACGATAGGGCCCTGGTTCAGAAGTCTGTTTACCTTCCAGCCTGAATATAAACTAATGTTGACTGTACCGCCCATCTTTCAAATTCATGTGATAACCGCTTTGCTTCTGTTTGCAGCCATTCCATTTACAAAATTAGTTCATTTTTACAGTCTACCGTTAGGGTATCTTCATCGTGCGCCACAGCAATATCGCTCAAGAGCAGGGTTCAGAAGAAAAGGTCTTGAATAA
- a CDS encoding nitrate reductase subunit alpha, producing MVNKHNKVWQRLKHLKHGVRINDNFTEHSPRPRDWEGMYRKRWQHDKIVRSTHGVNCTGSCSWKIYVKDGIITSETQQTDYPTTGADFPEYEPRGCPRGASYSWYTYSPVRVKYPYVRGDLYKMWKAEMEEGHNPVEAWSHITSDPEKRAKYVNARGKGGFVRASWREVCEMIGSATIHTIKKYGPDRVTGFSPIPAMSMVSYAGGTRFLSLIGGTILSFYDWYADLPPASPQVWGEQTDVPESADWYNTKYFIIWGTNLPQTRTPDAHFMVESRYNGTKVVGVSPDYADYEKFADIWLPARAGTDGALAMAMTHVVLKEFYVKQPTPYFEEYTKKFTDLPFLVTLNQKNGKHRSGRFLHAADFDQNQKLGEWKTVVWDANTDQLEVPNGTQGHRWDGESNWNLQLEKSDGTEMNPELSFISKYDDTVQVEFPQFAQENGKNVERGVPVKYIKNKDGDELCVTTVYDLMMAHTGINRGLPGDYPVDYDDPKPFTPAWQESITGVNKQHVIQVAKEFADTAARTKGKSMIAMGGGTNHWFHSDQIYRAILNLVLLTGSQGVNGGGWAHYVGQEKVRPIEGWQTVAFARDWGVPPRFQNGTSFFYFATDQYRYEEKSETTEDEWGSKYKHMHPADVNALAARLGWLPSFPQFSQNSIDLVKEARQSGASTEEEIVNNVVEKIKKEEIDWAIENPDDPRNFPRVFFNWRSNLLGDSGKGHEYFVKHLIGGDDQVLADSEVSWLPEDVNMKEQSAEGKTDLFVSIDFRMTSSGLFSDIVLPTATWYEKYDISTTDLHPFIHPFNAAISPPWDARSDWDIFREISKVFSELAEEHLPETEELMMSPLGHDSEDEIAQPNGEILDWRKGEVEAIPGKTMPKFQVVKRDYPNVYQKMTTIGDTLKKGYGNKGVSLPGDKVYEELKERLGLSKREGIGKGHPDLYTDKKAIETILLMSGATNGKRAVEGWTSLEKKTGQKLSDIAKGREEDAYTLMDLTAQPRHTISTPVWSGLEKDHRRYSPFTVNTEYNIPWRTLTGRQSFYLDHEMILDYGEALPTYLPPLAYGPYIKGEQEAEENGKSITLRYLTPHQKWGIHTMFTETAWMTQLFRGWQVVWMNEKDGSSIGLKDNDWIEVYNRNGAISARVVLTYRMPQGMAYMYHAQDRTMGVPGSKVSNKRGGTHNSVTRIKAKPTHMIGGYSQLSYGFNYYGPTGSQRDTLAVIRPLKEVNWLER from the coding sequence ATGGTTAATAAACATAACAAGGTATGGCAACGACTGAAACACCTGAAGCACGGGGTACGAATCAATGATAATTTCACTGAACACAGTCCCAGACCCCGTGATTGGGAAGGGATGTATCGAAAAAGATGGCAGCACGATAAAATTGTCCGATCCACTCATGGAGTAAACTGTACGGGGTCATGCAGCTGGAAAATTTATGTGAAGGATGGAATTATCACATCTGAAACTCAGCAAACGGATTATCCAACTACAGGTGCGGATTTTCCTGAATATGAACCCAGAGGCTGTCCTAGAGGTGCAAGCTATTCCTGGTATACATACAGCCCGGTTCGTGTGAAATATCCTTATGTTCGGGGCGACTTATATAAGATGTGGAAAGCAGAAATGGAAGAGGGGCACAATCCAGTAGAAGCCTGGAGTCATATTACCTCGGATCCGGAAAAACGAGCTAAATATGTAAATGCCAGGGGGAAAGGTGGATTTGTAAGAGCAAGCTGGCGTGAAGTGTGCGAAATGATTGGAAGTGCAACCATTCATACAATAAAAAAATACGGCCCCGATCGTGTGACAGGCTTTAGTCCGATACCTGCCATGTCCATGGTGAGTTATGCCGGTGGAACCCGATTTTTATCATTAATCGGAGGGACCATTTTAAGTTTTTACGATTGGTATGCAGACCTGCCTCCAGCTTCTCCGCAGGTATGGGGAGAGCAGACGGACGTACCTGAAAGTGCTGACTGGTACAACACCAAGTATTTTATCATCTGGGGAACCAATCTCCCCCAAACCAGGACACCAGATGCCCACTTTATGGTGGAATCCAGATATAACGGAACGAAGGTTGTCGGAGTCAGTCCGGATTATGCAGACTATGAAAAATTTGCGGATATCTGGCTGCCGGCACGGGCTGGAACAGATGGAGCCCTTGCGATGGCCATGACCCATGTGGTGTTAAAAGAATTTTATGTAAAGCAGCCCACTCCATACTTTGAGGAATATACAAAAAAGTTCACGGACTTACCATTTTTAGTCACACTTAACCAGAAAAATGGCAAACACCGTTCCGGTCGCTTTTTACATGCTGCAGATTTTGACCAAAATCAGAAGCTTGGAGAGTGGAAAACGGTAGTATGGGATGCGAATACAGATCAATTAGAGGTACCAAACGGGACACAGGGACATCGTTGGGATGGTGAAAGCAACTGGAATTTACAATTAGAAAAAAGTGATGGTACAGAAATGAATCCTGAGCTTAGTTTTATTTCCAAGTATGATGATACTGTTCAGGTGGAGTTTCCACAGTTTGCACAGGAAAATGGCAAAAACGTGGAACGTGGAGTCCCTGTTAAATACATTAAAAATAAAGACGGTGATGAGCTATGTGTGACCACTGTATATGATTTAATGATGGCTCATACAGGTATAAATCGTGGTTTACCCGGTGATTATCCGGTCGATTATGACGATCCTAAACCATTCACACCAGCCTGGCAGGAGAGCATCACGGGCGTCAATAAGCAGCATGTGATTCAAGTGGCCAAAGAGTTTGCTGATACTGCAGCCAGAACAAAAGGAAAGTCGATGATAGCTATGGGAGGTGGAACAAATCACTGGTTCCATAGTGATCAAATTTACCGGGCGATTTTGAACCTCGTCCTCTTAACAGGTTCACAAGGAGTAAACGGTGGAGGATGGGCCCATTATGTAGGTCAGGAAAAAGTAAGGCCCATTGAAGGGTGGCAGACCGTTGCTTTTGCCAGAGATTGGGGAGTACCGCCTCGTTTTCAAAATGGGACCTCTTTCTTTTACTTTGCAACGGATCAATATCGATATGAAGAAAAGTCAGAAACAACAGAGGATGAATGGGGAAGTAAATATAAACATATGCACCCGGCTGATGTAAATGCACTGGCTGCAAGACTTGGCTGGCTCCCTTCATTCCCGCAATTCTCACAAAACTCGATTGATTTAGTGAAAGAAGCAAGACAAAGTGGAGCTTCTACGGAAGAAGAAATTGTAAACAATGTCGTTGAAAAAATAAAAAAGGAAGAAATCGATTGGGCCATTGAAAATCCAGATGACCCGCGAAATTTCCCAAGAGTCTTTTTTAATTGGCGTTCAAACTTATTAGGGGACAGTGGAAAAGGTCATGAATACTTTGTAAAGCATCTAATTGGAGGAGATGATCAGGTACTGGCAGATTCTGAGGTTTCCTGGCTGCCTGAGGATGTGAATATGAAAGAACAATCCGCAGAAGGGAAGACAGATTTATTTGTCAGTATTGATTTTCGTATGACCAGTTCAGGGCTGTTTTCAGATATTGTTCTTCCTACTGCAACCTGGTATGAAAAGTATGACATTAGTACAACGGATCTTCATCCATTTATCCATCCGTTTAATGCAGCGATTTCTCCTCCATGGGATGCGAGAAGTGATTGGGATATTTTCCGTGAAATCAGTAAGGTATTTTCTGAGTTAGCCGAAGAACACTTACCTGAAACAGAAGAACTGATGATGTCCCCGTTAGGTCATGATTCAGAGGATGAAATTGCCCAGCCGAATGGGGAAATTCTCGATTGGAGAAAAGGTGAAGTCGAAGCGATTCCTGGTAAGACGATGCCAAAATTTCAAGTGGTCAAACGGGATTATCCTAATGTTTATCAAAAGATGACAACGATTGGGGATACCCTGAAAAAAGGCTACGGAAATAAGGGAGTCAGTCTTCCGGGAGATAAGGTTTATGAAGAATTAAAGGAACGGTTAGGGCTCTCTAAACGGGAAGGAATTGGGAAAGGACATCCTGATTTATATACGGATAAAAAAGCGATTGAAACCATTTTGCTTATGTCAGGGGCAACGAATGGAAAAAGGGCCGTGGAGGGCTGGACTTCGCTTGAAAAGAAAACAGGCCAGAAACTGTCTGACATTGCTAAAGGCCGTGAAGAAGATGCCTACACGTTAATGGATCTGACAGCCCAGCCCCGCCATACGATTTCAACACCGGTTTGGAGCGGTTTGGAGAAGGACCATCGCAGATATTCTCCATTTACCGTGAATACAGAATATAACATTCCGTGGAGAACTTTGACAGGTCGGCAAAGCTTCTATCTGGACCACGAGATGATTTTAGATTACGGAGAAGCTTTACCCACATACTTACCCCCTTTAGCTTATGGTCCGTATATAAAAGGGGAACAGGAAGCTGAAGAAAACGGGAAATCCATTACCCTGCGTTACCTTACTCCCCACCAGAAATGGGGAATTCATACAATGTTTACCGAAACAGCCTGGATGACCCAGCTGTTCAGAGGCTGGCAAGTGGTTTGGATGAATGAAAAGGACGGGTCTTCGATTGGTTTGAAGGATAATGACTGGATTGAAGTATATAACCGTAACGGGGCTATTTCCGCACGAGTTGTTTTAACTTATCGAATGCCACAGGGAATGGCCTATATGTATCATGCCCAGGACCGAACCATGGGTGTTCCTGGATCCAAGGTCAGCAATAAACGCGGGGGTACGCATAACAGTGTGACACGGATCAAAGCGAAACCAACCCATATGATTGGCGGATATTCACAATTAAGTTATGGATTTAATTATTATGGTCCTACGGGAAGTCAACGGGATACATTGGCCGTAATCAGACCATTGAAGGAGGTAAATTGGCTTGAACGTTAA
- the narJ gene encoding nitrate reductase molybdenum cofactor assembly chaperone → MNTFKSELLVIASRILSYPTEEDKQEVMEMVKEIQDTAGEKKAARKAVESLYQMDMTDLQELYVETFDLRSKLGLYLSAHEFGDSPKRGAALIRLQKIINEAGYERTDGELADFIPMLYEFLAIMEEGENKNRLIKRLSVVTQSLLNELPKENPYYPIISLLMQYVFEPPTKEDLEKMEQQQEKTDLEELPYPIMYQ, encoded by the coding sequence GTGAATACATTCAAGTCTGAACTATTAGTCATAGCTTCCCGTATTTTAAGCTATCCAACGGAAGAAGATAAACAGGAAGTAATGGAAATGGTGAAAGAAATACAGGACACAGCCGGTGAAAAAAAGGCCGCAAGAAAGGCTGTTGAATCCCTGTACCAAATGGATATGACAGACTTGCAGGAGCTTTATGTGGAAACCTTTGACTTAAGATCCAAGCTGGGATTATACCTATCTGCCCATGAATTCGGGGACAGCCCTAAACGCGGGGCTGCCCTCATACGTCTGCAGAAAATCATCAACGAGGCAGGATATGAAAGGACAGACGGAGAATTAGCCGATTTTATTCCCATGCTATATGAATTTTTAGCCATTATGGAGGAGGGGGAAAATAAAAATCGCTTAATTAAACGATTGTCTGTAGTTACGCAAAGCCTATTAAATGAATTGCCAAAAGAAAACCCATATTATCCAATCATCTCCCTGCTCATGCAATATGTATTTGAACCACCGACAAAAGAAGACCTGGAAAAAATGGAACAGCAACAGGAAAAAACCGACCTCGAAGAACTCCCCTACCCAATCATGTATCAGTAG
- a CDS encoding DUF421 domain-containing protein encodes MAGRKSISQMTLAQTVVMISIGSIIIQPIIEKSVIRTILASGIFILVLIIMEFIQLKFNILEKWITGKSKVIIKNGQIDVKTLRSLRFTVDQLEMRLRQQGISSISDVKTATLEPNGQIGYELADEAKPLTVRDFKKLMNMYDQQPSENTQNLFSEIGTKQDNPDHLK; translated from the coding sequence ATGGCCGGAAGAAAATCAATATCTCAAATGACGTTAGCACAGACGGTTGTCATGATTTCCATTGGATCCATTATTATTCAGCCGATTATCGAGAAAAGTGTGATCCGTACGATTTTAGCTTCGGGAATCTTTATCTTAGTACTGATTATTATGGAGTTCATACAGTTGAAATTTAATATTTTAGAGAAATGGATTACAGGTAAGTCGAAGGTCATTATTAAGAATGGGCAGATTGATGTAAAAACCTTACGCTCGTTACGTTTCACGGTGGATCAGCTGGAAATGCGGCTCAGACAGCAGGGGATATCAAGCATATCTGATGTGAAAACTGCTACTCTTGAACCGAATGGTCAAATTGGGTATGAACTAGCTGATGAAGCAAAACCGTTAACGGTCAGAGATTTTAAGAAACTAATGAATATGTATGATCAACAGCCTTCAGAAAATACCCAAAACCTATTTTCAGAAATCGGAACCAAACAGGATAACCCGGACCATCTGAAATAA
- the narH gene encoding nitrate reductase subunit beta translates to MNVKAQVMMVMHLDKCIGCHTCSVTCKTTWTNRPGMEYVWFNNVETRPGVGYPQEWENQDRYKGGWEYKNGKLRLRAGGPVTKLLNIFYNPNLESIDDYYEPWTYDFDHLIHAPKKEHLPVARPKSMITGEYIDKPEWGPNWDDDLAGGSEVVPRDPSNQQMQEHIAMEYEKTFMMYLPRICEHCLNPSCVASCPSGALYKRDEDGIVLVDQEECRGWRFCMNGCPYNKVYYNWNTHKAEKCNFCYPRTEAGLPTICSETCVGRLRYIGVVLYDADRVKEAASVEDPKDLYESQLSVFLDPFDEQVQEEAYKNGINNEWVKAAQDSPIYKMVLKWKIALPLHPEYRTLPMVWYVPPLSPIMNHVTNEDELDTDGYIPTVDQMRIPVEYLANLLSAGDTKVVRKVLLKLTAMRVHMRRVNVGGVDELNESKLLEEADMDIETIEEMARLLGVAKYDERYVIPTGRREMNDDLHYRQGACSLEDLAPPEGMVTYPFERG, encoded by the coding sequence TTGAACGTTAAAGCACAAGTAATGATGGTCATGCATCTGGATAAATGTATCGGCTGTCATACATGTTCAGTAACCTGTAAAACGACTTGGACAAACAGACCCGGAATGGAATATGTCTGGTTTAATAATGTGGAAACGAGACCGGGCGTCGGCTACCCGCAGGAATGGGAAAACCAGGATCGCTATAAAGGGGGCTGGGAATACAAAAATGGAAAGCTCCGTTTACGTGCCGGTGGTCCTGTAACGAAACTACTAAATATTTTCTACAATCCAAATTTGGAGTCTATAGATGATTACTATGAGCCATGGACTTACGATTTTGATCATTTAATCCATGCTCCTAAAAAAGAACATCTGCCTGTAGCAAGACCAAAGTCTATGATAACAGGTGAATACATTGATAAACCAGAATGGGGACCTAACTGGGATGACGACCTGGCTGGCGGAAGTGAGGTTGTTCCACGTGACCCAAGCAACCAGCAGATGCAGGAGCATATCGCTATGGAATATGAAAAGACCTTCATGATGTATTTACCACGGATTTGCGAACACTGCTTAAATCCGTCCTGTGTAGCTTCCTGTCCATCCGGAGCTCTTTATAAGAGAGATGAAGATGGTATTGTGCTGGTTGATCAGGAGGAATGCAGAGGGTGGCGCTTCTGTATGAACGGCTGCCCTTACAATAAAGTTTATTATAATTGGAATACCCATAAGGCCGAAAAGTGCAACTTCTGCTATCCAAGAACAGAAGCAGGCCTCCCAACCATCTGTTCAGAGACTTGTGTAGGACGACTTCGTTATATAGGGGTTGTGTTGTACGATGCAGATCGGGTGAAAGAAGCCGCATCTGTAGAAGATCCTAAAGATTTGTATGAATCTCAGTTATCAGTCTTTTTGGATCCATTTGACGAACAAGTTCAGGAAGAGGCTTATAAGAATGGAATTAATAATGAATGGGTAAAGGCTGCACAGGATTCACCTATTTATAAAATGGTGCTCAAATGGAAAATAGCCCTGCCTTTACACCCGGAATATCGGACATTGCCAATGGTTTGGTATGTTCCGCCACTCAGTCCAATAATGAATCATGTAACGAATGAAGATGAGCTGGATACAGATGGATATATTCCGACTGTAGACCAGATGCGTATTCCGGTAGAATACTTAGCTAACCTGCTCTCGGCTGGTGACACCAAAGTGGTTCGTAAAGTTTTGTTAAAGTTAACAGCTATGCGTGTTCACATGAGACGGGTTAACGTAGGCGGAGTTGACGAATTGAATGAAAGTAAATTACTTGAGGAAGCGGATATGGATATAGAAACGATTGAAGAAATGGCCCGTTTATTAGGCGTGGCGAAGTATGATGAACGTTATGTCATTCCTACCGGCCGAAGAGAAATGAATGATGATCTGCACTATAGACAGGGAGCGTGCAGTCTCGAGGACCTTGCTCCTCCTGAAGGAATGGTTACTTATCCGTTTGAAAGGGGTTGA